From Parasphaerochaeta coccoides DSM 17374, a single genomic window includes:
- a CDS encoding fimbrillin family protein, which produces MNKSSRPVFLVLTTILILLVALVSCDNKLNVSHTNEVRFSTEIGRKATANSEWQADDDVGIYMLEHGTGTAATATPERANRHYTADTASQTSGFSPADNANTLKWNDIAANANDTFDFISYYPWAYLAHTEDGAGTTSFYDTDTLYIDINRDRGTHEQDTGKADVLWGRTDTVQNNTSTVHLKLDHMLSRLIVNITPSTTVDAVAINDATAFVATVKGLDNITTMSLDDGSLADVSGLTAPIAMKDISDTLTTTERAEGKRRFEAVLIPVGNTDALANVSLEFTLTGGTGAGTYTWKPSTTGAVADGDKHLIHFDKGKQHIYNMTLNTEADEVAIAAIEIEIKDWDTGDGINAPAVKLGVRSVSAGGYHTMILKTDGTLWGVGYNDNGELGIGTSGDMGNERTPVQVWDSTNGSRFMTNVAAVSAGWDYTMILKKDGTLWGTGHNYYGQLGIGGTTDISTPEQVKASTADNDFMTNVKAVSAGQEHTMILKKDGTLWATGDNQHGQLGIGNYEAKDTPVPVSSMGNQVAAVFAGELHTMILKKNGTLWATGYNASGQLGIGGTTDISTPEQVKGLGGAGVMTDVAAVSAGWKHTMILKTDGTLWATGDNQHGQLGIGNYEAKDTPVPVSSMGNQVAAVFAGEEYTMILKKDGTLWATGSNQFGRLGVGDYADKDTPVPVSSMGSDVKDVSAGYGHTMILKKDGTLWATGDNEYGQLGDGSTNINSNTPVPVIF; this is translated from the coding sequence ATGAACAAATCTAGCAGACCAGTCTTTTTGGTTCTTACAACCATTCTGATACTACTTGTCGCCCTTGTTTCATGCGACAACAAACTGAATGTTTCACATACCAACGAAGTACGCTTCTCCACGGAAATCGGACGCAAGGCCACGGCAAATTCCGAATGGCAAGCCGATGATGACGTCGGCATCTACATGCTGGAACATGGTACCGGCACGGCAGCTACTGCCACCCCGGAACGTGCCAACAGACACTACACGGCTGACACGGCCTCCCAGACTTCCGGCTTCTCTCCTGCTGATAATGCCAACACCTTAAAGTGGAATGACATTGCCGCTAATGCCAACGACACGTTCGACTTCATCTCCTACTATCCGTGGGCGTACCTGGCTCATACCGAAGATGGCGCCGGTACGACATCCTTCTATGACACTGATACCTTGTACATAGATATCAACCGGGACAGGGGGACACATGAACAGGATACCGGAAAGGCCGATGTCCTGTGGGGACGCACCGACACCGTACAGAACAATACCTCAACGGTGCATCTGAAGCTTGACCATATGCTCTCCCGCCTGATTGTCAACATAACCCCAAGCACGACCGTTGATGCTGTGGCCATCAATGATGCCACCGCATTTGTGGCTACGGTCAAAGGCTTGGACAACATAACCACGATGAGTCTGGATGACGGTTCTTTGGCTGATGTATCCGGTCTCACTGCGCCTATTGCCATGAAGGACATTTCCGACACGCTTACGACCACGGAAAGAGCCGAGGGAAAGCGCAGATTCGAGGCTGTGCTGATACCTGTGGGCAACACTGATGCCCTGGCTAACGTGAGCCTGGAGTTTACCCTGACCGGTGGGACTGGCGCTGGTACATACACATGGAAGCCAAGTACCACAGGTGCTGTAGCTGACGGAGACAAACACCTGATTCACTTTGACAAAGGCAAGCAGCATATCTACAACATGACGCTGAACACGGAAGCGGATGAAGTAGCCATCGCCGCTATTGAGATTGAGATAAAGGACTGGGACACCGGAGATGGCATAAACGCACCTGCTGTCAAGCTGGGAGTCAGATCAGTCTCCGCCGGAGGTTATCACACGATGATCCTGAAAACGGACGGCACGCTCTGGGGGGTAGGATACAACGACAATGGTGAACTGGGTATCGGCACTTCAGGCGATATGGGCAACGAACGCACGCCTGTGCAGGTCTGGGATTCTACCAATGGTTCCAGGTTCATGACTAATGTCGCGGCTGTCTCCGCCGGATGGGATTATACGATGATTCTGAAGAAGGACGGCACGCTCTGGGGGACTGGACACAACTATTATGGTCAACTGGGTATCGGTGGTACTACCGACATAAGCACGCCCGAGCAGGTCAAGGCCAGTACCGCTGATAACGACTTCATGACTAATGTCAAGGCCGTCTCCGCCGGACAGGAGCATACAATGATCCTGAAGAAGGACGGCACGCTCTGGGCGACTGGAGACAATCAGCATGGTCAACTGGGTATCGGTAATTATGAAGCCAAAGATACGCCCGTGCCGGTTTCGTCCATGGGAAATCAGGTCGCGGCTGTCTTCGCCGGAGAGTTACATACGATGATTCTGAAGAAAAACGGTACGCTCTGGGCGACAGGATACAACGCTTCTGGACAACTGGGTATCGGTGGTACTACCGACATAAGCACGCCCGAGCAGGTCAAGGGTTTGGGTGGGGCCGGGGTCATGACTGATGTCGCGGCTGTTTCCGCCGGATGGAAGCATACGATGATCCTGAAGACAGACGGTACGCTCTGGGCGACTGGAGACAATCAGCATGGTCAACTGGGTATCGGTAATTATGAAGCCAAAGATACGCCCGTGCCGGTTTCGTCCATGGGAAATCAGGTCGCGGCTGTCTTCGCCGGAGAGGAGTATACGATGATCCTGAAGAAGGACGGCACGCTCTGGGCGACAGGAAGCAACCAGTTTGGTCGACTGGGTGTCGGTGATTATGCCGACAAAGACACGCCCGTGCCGGTTTCGTCCATGGGTTCTGATGTCAAGGATGTCTCCGCCGGATACGGTCATACGATGATCCTGAAGAAGGATGGCACGCTCTGGGCGACTGGAGACAACGAATATGGTCAACTGGGTGACGGATCTACGAACATCAACAGCAACACGCCCGTGCCGGTAATTTTTTAG
- a CDS encoding nitroreductase family protein, with protein MKTPLEILLERRSIRSFEARPVEADVIARLKEATLRAPTAGNMVLWSVIDVQDPERKKALSVLCDNQPFIAKAPLIWVFLADTQKWIDGFESGDSRGKSPDTPWRAPGWGDLHLCMQDAIIAAQTAVIAAESLGLASCYVGDIIENYEKVASLLSLPRYAAPAAMLVFGYPPEAALHRPLTPRPPQEALFMIDAYRHMDAHDLENAFSVHTEQLRERGVLPYGNTGSYADLYYIKKYSSGFMREMNRSAKAFFERWGDGMETSESQEG; from the coding sequence ATGAAAACACCCCTGGAAATACTTCTGGAAAGAAGAAGCATACGGTCTTTTGAAGCCCGTCCGGTTGAAGCCGATGTGATAGCACGTCTCAAGGAAGCTACGCTGCGTGCCCCTACGGCGGGGAACATGGTTCTCTGGTCAGTGATTGACGTACAAGATCCTGAAAGGAAAAAAGCTCTATCCGTCTTGTGTGACAACCAGCCCTTCATCGCCAAGGCTCCTCTGATATGGGTATTTCTCGCTGACACTCAGAAATGGATTGACGGCTTTGAATCCGGTGACTCACGGGGAAAAAGTCCTGACACCCCATGGCGTGCGCCAGGATGGGGAGACTTGCATCTCTGTATGCAGGATGCCATCATAGCTGCCCAAACCGCTGTCATCGCCGCTGAAAGCCTTGGCCTTGCATCCTGTTACGTAGGAGACATCATTGAGAACTACGAAAAAGTCGCCAGTCTTCTTTCCTTGCCCCGCTATGCCGCGCCTGCGGCCATGCTTGTCTTTGGCTATCCCCCCGAAGCGGCATTACACAGACCGCTGACTCCTCGCCCTCCCCAAGAAGCCTTGTTCATGATTGATGCGTACCGGCACATGGACGCCCATGACCTGGAAAACGCTTTTTCCGTCCACACTGAGCAATTGAGGGAAAGAGGCGTACTGCCCTACGGCAACACTGGCAGCTATGCGGATTTGTATTACATCAAGAAGTATTCCAGTGGTTTCATGCGGGAAATGAACCGTTCCGCCAAAGCGTTCTTCGAGAGATGGGGAGATGGAATGGAAACATCGGAGTCCCAGGAAGGATAG
- a CDS encoding S66 family peptidase gives MLKPRHLEAGDKVAIVSSSKGTLGEDWAIHKLDIARKRLENDFHLVVEVMPNALKGIDYLYRNPKARADDLMQAFSDGSIKGIINSIGGDDSIRLLPYMDFDVIRNNPKIFTGFSDSTSVHLMLYKAGLISYYGASLMTNFAEYVKIHDYTSHAIKSILFETHDKLEITSSPYWYDDEDDKIWWKEENSHRLKEYHPEEIGYEMIQGSGIAEGRLLGGCLDTILGITGTSIWPSVSEWKDKIMFLETSEEDMSCDYLVQILRNFAAQSIFDVVKGIIVGKPARRSKYEPYKEVFRQVVGFEAEHPELPIMFNVNFGHAEPIGIIPYGITCSLDADRRTLTLVESATL, from the coding sequence ATGCTAAAACCAAGACATCTGGAAGCTGGTGATAAAGTCGCTATAGTGAGTTCTTCAAAAGGAACACTAGGAGAAGACTGGGCTATTCATAAACTTGATATTGCAAGAAAGCGTCTTGAAAATGACTTTCACCTTGTCGTTGAAGTGATGCCGAATGCTCTCAAAGGTATCGATTATCTGTACAGGAATCCAAAGGCGCGTGCGGATGATCTCATGCAAGCGTTCTCTGATGGGTCAATAAAAGGAATCATCAATTCAATCGGCGGAGATGATTCAATACGATTGCTCCCGTACATGGATTTTGATGTCATAAGAAACAACCCAAAGATATTCACTGGTTTTTCTGACAGCACCAGTGTCCATCTGATGCTCTACAAGGCCGGTCTGATCTCTTACTACGGTGCGTCTCTCATGACCAATTTTGCAGAGTATGTGAAGATACATGATTATACGTCCCATGCCATAAAATCAATTCTGTTTGAAACCCATGATAAACTTGAAATCACATCATCACCCTATTGGTACGATGATGAAGATGACAAGATATGGTGGAAGGAAGAAAACAGCCACAGGCTCAAGGAGTATCATCCCGAAGAAATCGGATACGAGATGATACAGGGGTCAGGAATTGCAGAAGGCAGATTATTAGGGGGATGCCTTGATACGATTTTAGGAATAACCGGAACATCAATCTGGCCGTCCGTGAGCGAATGGAAAGACAAGATAATGTTTCTTGAAACCAGTGAGGAAGACATGTCCTGTGATTATCTTGTCCAGATTTTACGTAACTTTGCCGCCCAAAGTATTTTTGATGTAGTGAAAGGGATAATAGTCGGAAAACCAGCGAGACGCAGCAAGTATGAACCATACAAGGAAGTCTTCAGACAAGTAGTGGGGTTTGAAGCGGAACATCCTGAACTTCCTATAATGTTCAATGTAAATTTTGGTCATGCGGAACCAATAGGGATCATTCCTTATGGTATTACGTGTAGCCTTGATGCAGACAGAAGGACGTTGACGCTTGTGGAATCCGCGACGCTTTGA
- the nifJ gene encoding pyruvate:ferredoxin (flavodoxin) oxidoreductase, producing the protein MSTKKMVTIDGNTAAAHIAYAFSEVAAIYPITPSSPMGEYADSWASSGRENLWGKKVDLIEMQSEAGAAGAVHGALAAGAMTTTFTASQGLLLMIPNMYKIAGEMTPTVFHVSARSLAAQSLSIFGDHSDVMACRNTGFAMTAASSIQETMDMALVAHLATLKTQVPFLSFFDGFRTSHEVQKVEEISYEDILPLVEPEYIERFRSRAQRPEHPRLKVAAQNEDVYFQGRETVNPYYEAVPAIVQEYMDKVAALTGRAYHLFDYVGDPEATDVVIVMGSAADTFEWVVDYLNKKGKKTGLLKVRLYRPFSARHFIAALPKSVKRIAVLDRTKEPGALGEPLYQDVITALSQEGRDGIKVIGGRYGLSSKDFTPTHASAVFDHLAGSAFHDFTVGIIDDVTKRSIPVAGHVDVVPKGVVSCMFWGLGSDGTVGANKNSIKIIGDNTDFNAQAYFSYDSKKSGGITISHLRFGKGRLDMPWLIDRADFVACHNPAYIGRYDMLGPLKEGGVFLLNSQIPSEEVFEHLTRHDQEIIIGRKIKFFNINALKIAQEVGLGSRINTVMQAAFFKISNVLPEAEAIELIKNYIKKTFIKKGEDVVKMNWAAVDGASAALHQVTVPASITKSFVAPKLIADDADDFAKDIIEPVMHLKGNDIPVSKMSYDGSLPTGTAKLEKRGVAPFIPHWIAESCIQCNQCVQSCPHAAIRAKQIDPALLADAPEGFITLKSNTKNDKNLQFKIQIYTEDCQGCGVCIETCPAKTKALEFSPIDVERERGERKYSEFFEELPYDVLDGVSVTTLKGLQFKQPLFEFSGACAGCGETPYVKMVTQVCGERMITANATGCSSIYSGTFPTTPYTKRADGRGPAWGNSLFEDNAEYGLGMRLAVESNRTLLKLKIEKLLELGTASELDAALRKNLELWGDATQASLDAQSETQALLPAALKAATGEARTLLEKIVELQDYFADKTVFIIGGDGWAYDIGYGGVDHVVASGKNVNILVLDTEVYSNTGGQASKATPIGAVAKFAAAGKKVGKKNMGLMCMSYGHVYVASISLGANRMHAQKAIQEAVAYDGPSIIFAYAPCINHGINMRYTQVIQKQAVESGYWPLYRFNPAAEAGKRFSWDAKDPSSDYQQFIKSETRYTSLYKANPAQADELFAAAEADAKRRLAFYKNCGEIMQN; encoded by the coding sequence ATGAGTACGAAAAAGATGGTTACTATCGACGGGAATACCGCTGCGGCGCATATTGCGTATGCTTTCAGTGAAGTCGCTGCGATTTATCCGATTACCCCCTCGTCCCCCATGGGAGAATACGCTGATTCCTGGGCCAGCAGTGGCCGTGAGAATCTCTGGGGCAAGAAGGTCGATCTTATCGAGATGCAATCAGAAGCCGGAGCAGCCGGAGCCGTCCACGGCGCGCTTGCCGCCGGAGCCATGACCACGACGTTCACGGCCTCGCAGGGGCTTCTGCTTATGATTCCTAACATGTACAAGATTGCGGGAGAGATGACGCCGACTGTTTTCCATGTGTCAGCCCGCTCACTTGCCGCGCAGTCGCTCTCCATCTTCGGCGACCATTCTGATGTCATGGCCTGCCGCAACACTGGTTTTGCCATGACTGCGGCGTCCAGCATCCAGGAAACAATGGACATGGCTCTGGTCGCTCATCTTGCGACGCTGAAGACACAGGTTCCTTTCCTCAGTTTCTTTGATGGCTTTCGGACTTCCCATGAAGTCCAGAAGGTCGAGGAGATTTCCTATGAAGACATCCTGCCTCTCGTCGAACCTGAATACATCGAACGCTTCCGTTCCCGTGCCCAGCGTCCGGAGCATCCCCGTCTGAAGGTCGCCGCCCAGAACGAAGATGTCTATTTCCAGGGACGCGAGACGGTAAACCCCTATTATGAAGCGGTTCCCGCGATTGTCCAGGAGTACATGGACAAGGTTGCCGCGCTGACCGGCAGGGCGTACCACCTGTTTGATTATGTCGGGGATCCCGAAGCCACTGACGTGGTGATTGTCATGGGTAGTGCCGCCGATACTTTCGAGTGGGTCGTTGACTACCTGAACAAGAAGGGAAAGAAGACAGGTCTCCTCAAGGTTCGCTTGTACCGCCCATTCAGTGCCAGGCATTTCATTGCCGCCCTGCCCAAGAGCGTCAAACGCATAGCCGTCCTTGATCGCACGAAGGAGCCGGGAGCTTTGGGAGAGCCTTTGTACCAGGATGTGATCACCGCTCTCAGCCAGGAAGGTCGGGACGGCATCAAAGTAATCGGCGGCAGGTACGGCCTGTCCAGCAAGGATTTCACGCCTACCCATGCTTCCGCCGTGTTCGACCATCTGGCAGGTTCCGCTTTCCATGATTTCACCGTCGGCATCATTGATGATGTAACCAAGCGTTCCATTCCGGTCGCCGGACATGTCGATGTCGTACCCAAGGGTGTTGTATCATGCATGTTCTGGGGGCTCGGATCCGACGGTACTGTCGGCGCCAATAAGAACTCCATCAAGATTATCGGTGACAATACCGACTTCAATGCCCAGGCATATTTCTCTTATGATTCAAAGAAATCCGGCGGCATCACCATTTCCCATTTGCGTTTTGGCAAGGGACGGCTGGACATGCCGTGGCTGATTGACCGCGCTGATTTCGTTGCCTGTCACAATCCGGCGTACATCGGTCGTTATGACATGCTGGGGCCTCTCAAGGAAGGCGGGGTGTTCCTTTTGAACAGCCAGATTCCTTCCGAGGAAGTATTCGAGCATCTGACCCGTCATGACCAGGAAATCATCATTGGTCGGAAAATCAAGTTCTTCAACATCAATGCCCTGAAGATTGCCCAGGAAGTCGGACTTGGTTCCCGCATCAATACGGTCATGCAGGCTGCGTTCTTCAAAATATCGAATGTCTTGCCTGAGGCGGAAGCCATCGAGCTGATCAAGAACTACATCAAGAAGACTTTCATCAAGAAGGGTGAGGATGTGGTCAAGATGAACTGGGCTGCGGTAGACGGCGCCAGCGCTGCCCTGCATCAGGTCACTGTGCCCGCATCGATCACCAAGAGCTTCGTGGCTCCCAAGCTGATCGCCGATGATGCTGATGACTTTGCCAAGGACATCATTGAACCAGTGATGCATCTGAAAGGCAATGACATTCCGGTGTCCAAGATGTCTTACGACGGCTCCCTGCCCACGGGAACCGCCAAGCTGGAAAAGCGTGGCGTCGCTCCGTTCATCCCCCATTGGATTGCCGAGAGCTGCATCCAGTGTAACCAGTGCGTACAATCCTGCCCTCACGCTGCCATTCGCGCCAAGCAGATTGATCCCGCGCTTCTGGCGGATGCTCCGGAAGGATTCATCACCCTCAAGTCCAACACCAAGAATGACAAGAACCTCCAGTTCAAGATTCAGATTTATACCGAAGACTGCCAAGGGTGTGGCGTGTGCATTGAGACGTGTCCTGCCAAGACCAAAGCCCTTGAGTTCAGCCCCATTGATGTGGAGCGTGAGAGAGGGGAACGGAAGTATTCCGAGTTCTTTGAAGAGCTGCCCTATGATGTCCTTGACGGGGTTTCCGTCACGACGTTGAAGGGTTTGCAGTTCAAGCAACCGTTGTTCGAGTTCTCCGGTGCATGCGCAGGCTGTGGTGAGACTCCATATGTCAAGATGGTCACTCAGGTTTGTGGAGAGAGAATGATTACCGCCAATGCAACCGGATGTTCTTCCATCTATTCCGGTACTTTCCCGACGACTCCTTATACCAAGAGGGCGGACGGACGCGGACCGGCCTGGGGAAATTCCCTTTTCGAGGATAACGCCGAATATGGTCTGGGTATGCGTCTTGCCGTCGAAAGCAACCGCACTCTCCTCAAGCTGAAGATTGAGAAGCTTCTTGAGCTGGGGACTGCCTCCGAACTGGACGCGGCTCTCCGGAAAAACCTGGAGCTGTGGGGCGATGCTACCCAGGCTTCCTTGGATGCCCAGAGCGAAACCCAGGCTTTGCTGCCTGCCGCGCTCAAGGCCGCCACGGGTGAGGCTCGGACGTTGCTGGAGAAGATTGTCGAGCTACAGGATTACTTTGCTGACAAGACTGTCTTCATCATTGGCGGTGACGGATGGGCATATGACATTGGGTACGGTGGCGTTGACCATGTCGTTGCAAGCGGCAAGAATGTCAATATCCTGGTACTCGATACCGAGGTGTATTCCAATACAGGCGGACAGGCTTCCAAGGCTACTCCCATTGGAGCTGTAGCCAAGTTCGCTGCGGCTGGCAAGAAGGTGGGCAAGAAGAACATGGGACTCATGTGCATGAGCTATGGTCATGTGTATGTCGCGTCCATCTCTTTGGGTGCAAACCGCATGCATGCCCAGAAAGCCATTCAGGAAGCTGTCGCCTATGATGGCCCTTCAATTATCTTTGCGTATGCTCCGTGTATCAACCATGGTATCAACATGCGTTATACCCAAGTAATCCAGAAGCAGGCGGTTGAATCCGGCTACTGGCCTCTTTATCGCTTCAATCCCGCTGCGGAGGCAGGGAAGCGGTTCAGTTGGGATGCCAAGGATCCTTCCTCTGACTATCAGCAGTTCATCAAGAGTGAGACTCGCTACACATCTCTGTACAAGGCCAATCCTGCTCAAGCGGACGAGTTGTTCGCTGCCGCGGAAGCTGATGCGAAGCGGCGTCTTGCCTTCTACAAGAACTGTGGGGAGATCATGCAGAACTAG
- a CDS encoding M42 family metallopeptidase, translating into MMDSDAIVVERIGRLVQASGISGFEKEVGTIIKDMIGSRVDQVEEDAVGNIIMTIKGTDPGNGRVIFAAHQDEVGFLVDVVEKGGFLRLVAIGGWNPVTLPSSPVTIITRDGKRHHGVIGQLSPHFQPKGAPPSVPSLDDLFVDVGASSDKDVEEIFGIRRGDIVVPEASFTWVRETGVMMGKAMDDRIGVAALIELAYALTQDGKRPVSTVILAFTVQEEVGTRGAGVVANYLDGDAAIIVEGAPADDMPGGPAIAQTRRGKGAHVRIFDPTHIGHRGVLDLLRGIAHAQGIQVQEAVRKGGGTDAVKLSVAQRGIPAVVTGVPVRYAHSHESTASLFDFNELVRLLSAFCNVSLKDI; encoded by the coding sequence ATGATGGACAGCGACGCAATTGTCGTAGAGCGTATTGGACGGCTCGTTCAGGCGAGTGGCATATCCGGCTTTGAAAAGGAAGTCGGCACTATCATCAAGGATATGATCGGCTCACGGGTTGACCAGGTGGAAGAAGATGCCGTCGGCAACATCATCATGACCATCAAGGGAACCGACCCCGGAAACGGGCGAGTTATTTTTGCCGCGCATCAGGATGAGGTAGGCTTCCTTGTGGATGTCGTGGAGAAGGGCGGTTTTCTGCGTCTGGTCGCCATTGGTGGATGGAATCCTGTTACGCTCCCATCTTCTCCAGTGACTATAATCACCCGTGACGGGAAACGTCACCATGGAGTAATCGGCCAGCTATCGCCTCACTTCCAGCCAAAGGGGGCTCCTCCGTCCGTTCCTTCCCTCGATGATCTGTTCGTTGATGTCGGAGCCTCATCTGACAAGGATGTCGAGGAAATCTTTGGCATCCGCAGGGGGGACATCGTCGTACCCGAAGCATCGTTCACCTGGGTACGGGAAACCGGGGTGATGATGGGCAAGGCGATGGATGACCGCATCGGTGTCGCTGCGCTCATCGAACTGGCATATGCTCTCACCCAAGACGGAAAAAGACCTGTATCTACTGTCATCCTGGCCTTCACCGTGCAGGAAGAAGTCGGAACCAGAGGGGCAGGCGTAGTGGCGAACTATCTGGATGGGGATGCAGCGATAATCGTTGAAGGAGCCCCTGCTGACGATATGCCCGGCGGCCCGGCGATTGCTCAGACACGGCGGGGCAAGGGAGCCCATGTGCGTATTTTTGACCCGACTCATATAGGGCATCGGGGAGTCCTTGACCTGTTGCGTGGGATTGCGCATGCCCAGGGGATACAGGTGCAGGAAGCGGTGCGCAAGGGCGGCGGCACTGATGCGGTCAAGCTTTCCGTGGCACAGCGCGGGATTCCCGCTGTAGTCACCGGCGTACCGGTACGATACGCTCATTCCCATGAAAGCACGGCAAGCCTCTTTGATTTCAATGAACTGGTGCGCCTTCTTTCCGCATTCTGCAATGTGTCCTTAAAAGATATTTAG
- a CDS encoding M81 family metallopeptidase, with the protein MKRVLVGGLHHESDTFNPILTGPSDIWVLRGDEILKQKGQSSITGIVTTLMEAGYEVVPTLLARAVPNGEWDRTHYEKLKEELMAAVRSAGKLDAICLSLHGSMRVHGLGEAEGDLLSSIRTVYPDIPLFSSLDMHATMTEAMVRNVNGFVGYKCAPHTDTLETGIHAAKMTIRTLEEGLKPRMAAYKIPVLIAGEQSETSVEPMLSFMTHVRNLEKKQGIMAASILLGFPWADVPENGVTALVVTEESQEQADDEAITLARRFWDIRKDFHFYNDTREPREALDGALEYIGKGMWPVVISDSGDNPTAGSSQDVTNFLKMILADSRLTSLDPPVVYQGFYDPAVCRQALQAGSGAVISCRLGAAFDTRTSTPLVVDATVKATVASWPDAHNADLALLDVGGVDVVVTSAHVGCYDPDMMRALGVEPEKRKLIIVKLGYLEPEIRAIARSSIMALTDGSSNEIFTRLPYRNLPEPMFPFVQDFPCNPVRL; encoded by the coding sequence ATGAAACGCGTATTGGTCGGCGGCCTGCATCATGAATCGGATACCTTTAATCCCATCCTGACCGGACCATCTGATATCTGGGTGCTGAGAGGCGATGAAATACTCAAGCAGAAAGGACAAAGCAGCATTACGGGCATTGTCACCACTCTCATGGAAGCGGGATATGAAGTCGTCCCCACGCTGCTCGCCAGGGCAGTTCCCAACGGGGAATGGGACAGGACGCATTACGAAAAGCTGAAAGAAGAATTGATGGCGGCGGTACGCTCAGCGGGTAAACTGGATGCCATCTGCCTTTCACTCCACGGCTCCATGCGGGTTCATGGCTTGGGAGAGGCGGAAGGGGATCTCCTTTCTTCCATCCGCACGGTCTATCCTGACATCCCTTTGTTTTCTTCCCTGGACATGCATGCGACCATGACAGAGGCGATGGTACGGAATGTGAACGGTTTCGTCGGGTATAAATGCGCTCCGCATACGGATACCCTGGAGACAGGAATCCATGCGGCAAAGATGACCATAAGGACGCTTGAAGAAGGCTTGAAACCCCGGATGGCAGCCTATAAGATTCCTGTACTGATTGCCGGGGAGCAGAGTGAGACGAGCGTTGAACCCATGCTCTCCTTCATGACCCATGTGAGGAACCTCGAAAAGAAACAAGGCATCATGGCGGCTTCCATCCTTCTTGGTTTCCCGTGGGCGGATGTACCGGAGAACGGAGTCACCGCCTTGGTCGTGACGGAGGAAAGTCAGGAACAGGCGGACGATGAGGCAATCACGTTGGCTCGTCGCTTCTGGGATATCCGCAAGGACTTTCATTTCTACAATGACACCAGGGAGCCGCGGGAAGCACTTGATGGCGCCCTGGAATATATCGGCAAGGGGATGTGGCCTGTCGTTATCTCTGACTCAGGAGACAATCCGACCGCCGGTTCTTCACAGGATGTGACGAACTTCCTGAAGATGATCCTTGCTGATTCCCGCCTCACATCACTGGATCCTCCCGTGGTCTATCAGGGTTTCTATGACCCCGCCGTTTGTCGGCAAGCGCTCCAGGCCGGTTCAGGAGCTGTCATTTCCTGTAGGCTGGGAGCGGCGTTCGACACCCGTACCAGCACACCTCTCGTAGTCGATGCAACGGTCAAGGCAACCGTAGCATCATGGCCGGATGCCCATAATGCTGATTTGGCTTTGCTTGATGTCGGAGGGGTGGATGTGGTTGTGACCAGCGCCCATGTAGGCTGCTATGATCCCGACATGATGCGTGCGCTGGGAGTGGAGCCGGAGAAAAGGAAATTGATAATCGTCAAGCTGGGATATCTGGAACCGGAGATACGCGCTATAGCCCGCTCCTCCATCATGGCCTTGACGGACGGAAGTTCAAACGAAATATTCACGCGCCTTCCTTACAGGAATCTTCCTGAGCCTATGTTCCCCTTTGTCCAGGATTTTCCCTGCAATCCTGTCCGTCTGTGA
- a CDS encoding copper homeostasis protein CutC: MDKNTKPLIEVCLESAESVVIAEQAGAHRVELCSDLFEGGLTPTPGAFRIARRSTERIVINVMIRPRGGDFCYSQAEFDIMKEDIHVFREEGADAVVFGILTPDAVIDYDRTAQLIAMARPMGVTFHRAFDMSRDIHASLQTLITLGVDRVLTSGGEATVPEGKEVLADLVREAGEKIIVMPGCGLTERNFARMHKAINACEYHVFLPQETESRMTWRPGHIYMGGTLRQPEFSLSRTDSHQLKSVLGA, from the coding sequence ATGGACAAAAATACAAAACCACTGATAGAGGTTTGCCTTGAATCAGCGGAATCCGTGGTAATCGCGGAACAAGCTGGGGCGCATCGGGTCGAGTTGTGTTCCGATCTTTTCGAGGGGGGGCTGACTCCCACACCAGGGGCCTTCCGCATTGCCCGGCGTAGCACGGAGAGAATAGTCATCAATGTGATGATCCGTCCCCGCGGAGGAGATTTCTGCTACAGCCAGGCGGAATTTGACATCATGAAGGAAGACATCCATGTTTTCCGTGAGGAAGGGGCTGATGCCGTGGTTTTCGGGATATTGACACCTGATGCCGTTATTGATTATGACCGCACGGCGCAGCTCATTGCCATGGCGCGTCCCATGGGCGTCACGTTCCATCGCGCCTTTGACATGAGCCGCGACATCCACGCATCGCTCCAGACGCTGATTACCCTGGGGGTGGACAGAGTCCTTACCAGCGGAGGCGAGGCTACCGTCCCGGAAGGAAAAGAAGTTTTGGCCGACTTGGTGAGGGAAGCGGGGGAGAAGATCATTGTCATGCCCGGATGCGGGCTGACAGAAAGAAATTTTGCCCGCATGCACAAGGCAATAAACGCGTGTGAATACCATGTGTTCCTTCCTCAGGAAACTGAAAGCCGGATGACATGGCGGCCGGGGCATATCTACATGGGAGGCACGCTCAGGCAACCTGAGTTCTCCCTTTCCCGCACTGATTCACATCAATTGAAAAGTGTCCTTGGGGCGTAG